CGAACGGCTTTTGATCCATCCGAAAGCGCGATTTCAAAAAGCGGCGCGGGCAACGGTTTCATTTGCGTTTCGATTTTTTATCAATTTCATTCGCATTTTGGGCGTCCTGCGCTTTCAAGCGGCGGATAAAGAAAAATTCCGCAGCCTCTCGTCGAAAATCGTCGTCGCAAATCACCCGTCCATGCTCGATGTCGTGTTTCTCATTTCCCTCATTCCGAATGCGGACTGTATCGTGCGCGGAAGTCTTGCCAATTCGCTGTATGCGGGCGTCATCAGACAGCTGTACATCGTCAATACGCTCGGCTATGAAGAGATGATCGAACTTTGCAAAAATTCGCTTGAGACCGGCACGAACCTCATCGTATTTCCCGAAGGTACGCGGACGCCCCGCAACGGTACGAACGCATTCAAAAAAGGAGCCGCCCGTATGGCACTCGACACACACTGCGACATCCTGCCGGTATACATAGGCGGCAGCGATAAATACGGACTCGGTAAACACGACGCATTTTTTTCATACGCGCGATCGGGTGTGTACCGCTATAACATCTATATGCTCGATGAAATCAAAATCGCAGACTACGAATCGCTTGAACCGCAGATTGCAGCGAAACACATTACCGAAAAAATACATCAAACGATTGCGGACAAAGCCCTGCTCGTCGACAATCGCACGGTATAAATCAATCGCCTTAAACCGGCCGAAAGCCTCCGGTTTTCGGATTTTACAAGGCGGATTATTAACCGAAAAATTCATATCGATTTTTATAAAATCGAAAATAATAATTATTAATTTTGGAGTTCATTATGGAACAACGTGAAAACCTCAGCTCGAGGCTCGGATTTATTCTTCTTTCGGCAGGATGCGCAATAGGAATCGGAAACGTTTGGAAGTTTCCGTATATCACGGGCTTTCACGGCGGAAGCGCCTTCGTACTCGTATACTTGTTTTTCCTCATCATCATGGGCATCCCCATATTGACGATGGAATTCGCCGTCGGGCGGGCAAGCAGAAAAAGTCCGCTCCGCGCATTCAACGTGCTTGAAAAACCGGGACAAAAATGGCACTTGCACGGCTATATGGCGCTCGCGGGAAATTACCTGCTTATGATGTTTTACACGACGGTTACCGGCTGGATGCTGCACTATTTTTATCTCAGCGTAACGGGCGCATTCGACGGTAAAAACGTTGAGCAAGTGAGCGCGTTTTTTCCGGCAATGCTTTCAAAGCCGGGCGTTATGACGTTTTGGATGATCGTCGTCGTCGTCTCGGGCTTTGCAATCTGCGCCGCGGGTTTGAAAAAAGGCGTCGAAAAAATCACCAAAATAATGATGACCGCGCTCTTTGCGCTCCTGCTCGTGCTTGCGATCCACAGCATCTTTTTAAAAGGCGGAAGCGCCGGTTTGAAATTTTATCTCCTTCCCGATTTCAAGCGGATGGAGGAAACGGGCATCGTCGCTACCGTTGTCGCCGCGATGAATCAGTCGTTTTTTACGCTGAGCCTCGGCATCGGCGCCATGGCGATTTTCGGAAGCTATATCGGAAAAGAACATTCGCTGTTCGGCGAATCGATACGCGTCGCCGCCCTCGACACTTTTATCGCTTTTTTTGCAGGTCTCATCATATTTCCGGCGTGCTCGGCGTTCGGCGTCGATGCGGGAAGCGGGCCGAACCTGCTTTTTATCACATTGCCGAATATCTTCAACAATATGGCAGGCGGACGAATTTGGGGCAGCCTCTTTTTCCTCTTTATGGCTTTCGCGGCTTTTTCAACCGTTATCGCCGTCTTTGAAACGATCATCGCGTGCAATATCGATTTGACCGGCCGGTCGCGAAAAAAAATCGCCGTCGTCAATATATTCGTTATGATAATTCTTTCTCTGCCGTGCGCGCTCGGCTTCAATGTGCTTTCGGGCGTACAGCCGCTCGGCAAAGGTTCGGGCATCCTCGACTTGGAAGATTTTCTCGTCAGCAATATCGCCCTTCCGCTCGGCTCTCTCATCTATCTGCTGTTTTGTGTATCGAAGAGCGGCTGGGGATGGAAAAAATTTACCGAAGAAGCGAACGCGGGAGACGGAGCGAAGCTGCCGAATTGGCTGCGTTTTTATACGACGTATATTTTGCCGGTCATCATCATATCGATATTTATCATCGGTATAAAAGACAAATTTTTCTGATGCCGACGCGGAAAATCCATGGTAATATTATAAAAATACGCTATACTATATATAGACAAAGAAATATATCCGAACCAAGGAGGTACGATAAAAAGCGCCGTCTGAAATATCGCCGTCGCTTTTTATCTCGAGTTTGCACGGATGTTTGCGGAAGCTATGTATACGTATCGTTTTGATGAAAATCGAAAGAATACGATACGGTATAGTTTCGCAAACTCGATTATTGAACGTGTGCGCTTTTGCGCACGACTAAAAACTTTTTCGGAAGTTGCAACTTCCTGCAAAAGTTTTTATGGGAGGTTGGTATGAAAAAAAATTTGGCAATTTTTTCGGTACTCGCGGCGGTATTCGTTTTTGCATCTTGCGACCATGTATTGAAAGAAGTCTCGCCGAAAGACACGTGGATTAAAGAACCTATCGATTATAAAGTCGAAAGCGAAACCGTTTCCCTTATGTACTACCTCTATTATTCGGACAGCGGAACGACGACGAAAAAAGCAAGGATCGATCCGGGACTTACGATTGTAGTCAATGCATCGTCTGATGAGGCGGCCGTAAAATTATTCGGAACCGGCGCTACCGTCAAAACGTATATTATTAAAAACTTTCCGAAAGACTCAAAACAAACCGCAGGGGGCGTCACCGTTGAGATCAACGATACGCTTTGGGGCGCCATCGGTCTTGCAAGAAATTTTTCCAGAAAACAAACCGGTACGCCGGAATGTCTTACGACGGACGAATATACGGAACTCGGCTCTTTCGCTGACTGGGGAAAAATTCTTGCACAGATCGTTAAGTAAACGTATTGAGTAAGCTCTGAAATCAGAGCGTCTCCGCCCCCTTTGCCGAACGGCCGATGATGCGGTGCAAAAATTTTAACAATCGATTCAATTTCGAATTTAACAAAAAACGCGAGGTTCAACCATCCCGCGTTTTTTTATTCGTGCAAAGGTTTTACCGGCCGCTACTTTGCCGACGGCGGCAATCACCTTTTTAGGACAACATATCCGATGCTTTTTTCGGATATGCCGATTAAATCTCGATTTCGCCTTCGTAAACCGTGTCGCTCTGTCCGGTCAAATAGACGGTATCGCCGGTGTACTTTACGATGAGCGTGCCGCCGCGCACTTGCACGGTGATGTTTTCATCCATCGGACAATAGCCGTTCAGCACGGCGGCGATCGCGGCCGCACATGCGCCGGTACCGCAGGCGGGCGTTTCCCCGTTGCCCCGTTCCCACGTCCGCATCTTCAATTCGTTCCGGCCGACGACACGCACGAACTCCGTATTCGTCCGATTCGGAAAAGCGGCGTTGTTTTCAAAGAGCGGCCCGATTTTTTCGACATCGACTTTATCGACAAAGCCGCAAAATACGACGCAGTGCGGCGTACCGACGGAAAGGCACGTAACGTCGTAGTTCGTACCGTCTACGGTAAGCGGCACATTGACGATCGCTTTTTGAGGAAGCCGAGCGGCAAGCGATTCGCTCGAAGTCGGAACGGGCGAAAGCGTCGTCGGAAGAGATGCGGCATCGAAAAGCGGGCGCCCCATGTCGACGGTGACGGAAGAAACTTTTCCGTCGAGTTTATACAGCACGAGCGACTTCGTACCGCTCGCCGTATCGATCGAAAGGGATGCCGTCGGGGATGCCGCATCTCCGCGGTCTTTTACGCCGTTGATATTGTTGTCGTACAGATATTTTGCGACGGCACGGATCGCGTTTCCCGCCAAGCGCCCTTCGCTTCCGTCCTGATTGAAAAATTGCATATACGCGTCCGCTTTGTCCGAATCTTTGACAAGCACGAGCGAATCGGCGCCGATTTCCATGCGGCGGTTGCACAGGCGGACGGCAAGCCCCGCAGGATTCGATACCGCCTGCTTCCTCGCATCGATGAGGATAAAATCGTTTCCCGTACTCTGCATTTTGCAAAAGCGCAGTTTTTCTTTCGATTCGCGCAGCGCATTGATATCGACGAGTTCGACGTTTTCCGCATTGTAATGGCTCATGAGGCAGTTCGCAATCGCGTTCGCCGTATCGATTGCGGTGAGGCAGGGTATGTCGCGCTCTACGGCGTGACGCCGCATCCGCACGCTGTCGGCATGCGGATTGCGCCCCTTCGTACTCGTCGAAATCACGTAGTCGATTTTACCGGTATCGAGGAGCGTCAAAAGATTGTCGTCGGGATTTTCGTGGATTTTGTTTACGACCGTCACTTCCATGCCGAAGTCTTTAATAACGCCCGCCGTACCTTCGGTCGCGTACAGCGTAAATCCCATATCGTAAAATTTCCGCGCGAGGTCGGGGATTTCAAACTGATCGGTTTTCCGCACCGTAAACAAAACGCCGCCGCTTCTTTTCATGCGGTAACCCGCGCCGATAAGTCCCTTGTAAATCGCTTCTTCCATCGTCGAGGCAAGGCCGAGCACTTCGCCGGTCGATTTCATCTCCGGTCCCAAATGCGTATCGACGTCCATGAGTTTTTCAAAACTGAACACCGGCACTTTTACGGCGAAGTACGGCGAAATGCGGTACAGCCCCGTACCGTAACCGAAGCTCTTTACCTTTTCGCCGAGCATCGCGCGCACTGCAAGTTCGACCATCGGCACGCCCGTCACTTTGCTGATATAGGGCACCGTGCGGCTCGAACGAGGATTCACTTCGATCACATAGAGATCGTTGTTGTAGATGAGATATTGAATATTGACAAGCCCTTTCGTGCCGAGCGCAAGCGCGAGTTCGCGCGACTGCTTAATAATTTTTTGCCGGAGGATATCGTTGAGATTCCACGACGGGTACACGGCGATCGAATCGCCGGAATGAATGCCCGCACGTTCGATGTGCTCCATGATACCCGGAATCAAAATGTCTTTGCCGTCGCAGATCGCATCGACTTCGAGTTCGGTGCCGCCCATGTATTTGTCGATGAGCACCGGATTTTCGATGCCCTGCGAAAGGATGATGCCCATGTATTCGCGCACATCGGCGTCTCCCCACGCGATGATCATATTTTGTCCGCCGAGCACGTAAGAGGGCCTGAGCAAAATCGGATAGCCGATGCGCCGGGCGGACGCGATCGCTTCTTCCGTCGTCAAAACCGTTTCCCCTGCGGGTTTATTGATACCGAGTTTGACGCAAAGCGCTTCAAATTTTTCGCGGTCTTCCGCGATGTCGATCGATTCGGCGCTCGTGCCGAGAATTTTTATGCCCTGTTCATCGAGAAATTTTGTTAATTTTATCGCCGTCTGTCCTCCGAAAGCGACGACGACACCGATCGGTTTTTCCGTATTGATGACGCTCATCACGTCTTCCGGCGTAAGCGGTTCGAAGTACAAGCGGTCTGACGTATCGAAATCGGTTGAAACCGTTTCGGGATTGTTGTTGATCGTCACGACATCGTAGCCGAGTTTTTTCAGCGACCACACGCACTGCACCGACGCATAATCGAATTCGATTCCCTGACCGATGCGGATCGGACCCGAACCGAGCACGATGATCGTACCTTTTTTGCTTTTCGATTTTGCATGTTCGGCGAGAAAACCCGCCGCTTCGTTTTCCTCATAGTAGCCGCCGTAAAAATACGGCGTTTCCGCACTGAACTCACCGGTGCAGGTATCGACCATTTTATACGTTGCGGGAATGTGCGCGAGCTTACCCTGCTTTACGAGCGCAGCGGCGTTTTTCGCTTCTTTAATAATTCCCGAGCCGCCCGGGATCGCAACTCCGCTCAACTCGGTGATCGTTTTATCGGGGAAGCCGTCTTTTTTCGCTTCAAGATACAAAAGAGGCGAAAGCTGTTGCTTGCCGGTTTTTATCGATGCGAGTTCGAGTTCACGGAACGCGATGTGCTGCAGTTTTGCCAAAAACCATATATCGATTTTCGTAATTTTATTAATTTCGTCGATCGACATGATGCCGCGCACGAGCGCTTCGTAGATCGCAAAAATTCTGCGGTCGGTACATTCTCCGATGCGCTCTTTGATGCGCTCATCGCTTTCGTTTACAAACTGTTTTAAGCGCATCGAATCCGTTCCGATTTCGGCGCCGCGTACGGCTTTCATAATCGCTTCTTCAAACGTACGCCCGATCGACATCACTTCACCCGTCGCTTTCATCTGCGTGCCGAGCGTGCGCTTTGCATATACGAATTTGTCGAACGGAAATTTCGGCATCTTTACGACGACATAATCGACGACGGGTTCGAAATACGCCGACGTTTTTTTCGTCACGAAGTTCGGAATCTCGTCGAGGTTATAGCCGATCGCGATGAGCGTCGCAACGCGCGCAATCGGATAGCCCGTCGCTTTCGATGCGAGCGCCGACGAACGGGATACGCGCGGATTCACTTCGATGACCGCATATTCGGAAGTCGAAGGGTGCAGCGCAAACTGAACGTTACAGCCGCCTTCCATGCCGAGCGAACCG
This Treponema socranskii subsp. buccale DNA region includes the following protein-coding sequences:
- the carB gene encoding carbamoyl-phosphate synthase large subunit; the protein is MPLNTSIRKVMVIGSGPIVIGQAAEFDYAGTQACKALKEQGLSVVLVNSNPATLMTDRSMADAVYIEPLIPETIRRIIEKEKPDSLLSTLGGQTGLTLSMELAKSGFLKSHGVQLLGARPDTIDKAEDRQIFKDTMLSIGEPCIPSKVVTTLEDAVDFAEHEIGYPVIVRPAFTLGGTGGGIAETKSELEEIAQNGLHRSPIHQILVEKCIAGWKEIEFEVVRDHSGNAITVCSMENVDPVGIHTGDSIVVAPTMTLSDKEYQMLRSASFNIVGSLGMEGGCNVQFALHPSTSEYAVIEVNPRVSRSSALASKATGYPIARVATLIAIGYNLDEIPNFVTKKTSAYFEPVVDYVVVKMPKFPFDKFVYAKRTLGTQMKATGEVMSIGRTFEEAIMKAVRGAEIGTDSMRLKQFVNESDERIKERIGECTDRRIFAIYEALVRGIMSIDEINKITKIDIWFLAKLQHIAFRELELASIKTGKQQLSPLLYLEAKKDGFPDKTITELSGVAIPGGSGIIKEAKNAAALVKQGKLAHIPATYKMVDTCTGEFSAETPYFYGGYYEENEAAGFLAEHAKSKSKKGTIIVLGSGPIRIGQGIEFDYASVQCVWSLKKLGYDVVTINNNPETVSTDFDTSDRLYFEPLTPEDVMSVINTEKPIGVVVAFGGQTAIKLTKFLDEQGIKILGTSAESIDIAEDREKFEALCVKLGINKPAGETVLTTEEAIASARRIGYPILLRPSYVLGGQNMIIAWGDADVREYMGIILSQGIENPVLIDKYMGGTELEVDAICDGKDILIPGIMEHIERAGIHSGDSIAVYPSWNLNDILRQKIIKQSRELALALGTKGLVNIQYLIYNNDLYVIEVNPRSSRTVPYISKVTGVPMVELAVRAMLGEKVKSFGYGTGLYRISPYFAVKVPVFSFEKLMDVDTHLGPEMKSTGEVLGLASTMEEAIYKGLIGAGYRMKRSGGVLFTVRKTDQFEIPDLARKFYDMGFTLYATEGTAGVIKDFGMEVTVVNKIHENPDDNLLTLLDTGKIDYVISTSTKGRNPHADSVRMRRHAVERDIPCLTAIDTANAIANCLMSHYNAENVELVDINALRESKEKLRFCKMQSTGNDFILIDARKQAVSNPAGLAVRLCNRRMEIGADSLVLVKDSDKADAYMQFFNQDGSEGRLAGNAIRAVAKYLYDNNINGVKDRGDAASPTASLSIDTASGTKSLVLYKLDGKVSSVTVDMGRPLFDAASLPTTLSPVPTSSESLAARLPQKAIVNVPLTVDGTNYDVTCLSVGTPHCVVFCGFVDKVDVEKIGPLFENNAAFPNRTNTEFVRVVGRNELKMRTWERGNGETPACGTGACAAAIAAVLNGYCPMDENITVQVRGGTLIVKYTGDTVYLTGQSDTVYEGEIEI
- a CDS encoding sodium-dependent transporter, producing MEQRENLSSRLGFILLSAGCAIGIGNVWKFPYITGFHGGSAFVLVYLFFLIIMGIPILTMEFAVGRASRKSPLRAFNVLEKPGQKWHLHGYMALAGNYLLMMFYTTVTGWMLHYFYLSVTGAFDGKNVEQVSAFFPAMLSKPGVMTFWMIVVVVSGFAICAAGLKKGVEKITKIMMTALFALLLVLAIHSIFLKGGSAGLKFYLLPDFKRMEETGIVATVVAAMNQSFFTLSLGIGAMAIFGSYIGKEHSLFGESIRVAALDTFIAFFAGLIIFPACSAFGVDAGSGPNLLFITLPNIFNNMAGGRIWGSLFFLFMAFAAFSTVIAVFETIIACNIDLTGRSRKKIAVVNIFVMIILSLPCALGFNVLSGVQPLGKGSGILDLEDFLVSNIALPLGSLIYLLFCVSKSGWGWKKFTEEANAGDGAKLPNWLRFYTTYILPVIIISIFIIGIKDKFF
- a CDS encoding lysophospholipid acyltransferase family protein codes for the protein MSKLTNNKTAPDEIRTSLGDLPPIKNPLLYVYGAVIKLFFYAFFGTGSILLGLIVLPIERLLIHPKARFQKAARATVSFAFRFFINFIRILGVLRFQAADKEKFRSLSSKIVVANHPSMLDVVFLISLIPNADCIVRGSLANSLYAGVIRQLYIVNTLGYEEMIELCKNSLETGTNLIVFPEGTRTPRNGTNAFKKGAARMALDTHCDILPVYIGGSDKYGLGKHDAFFSYARSGVYRYNIYMLDEIKIADYESLEPQIAAKHITEKIHQTIADKALLVDNRTV